The Phyllopteryx taeniolatus isolate TA_2022b chromosome 11, UOR_Ptae_1.2, whole genome shotgun sequence genome includes the window tctttcacctctaggtcacatcctacctgtggggcatagccactaatcacattacacataacaccctcaatttcaaatttcagcctcatcactcgatctgatactcttttcacctccaagacattcttagccaactcttcttttaaaataaccccgactccatttctcttcccatctacaccatggtaaaataatttaaaccctgcccctaaacttctagccttactgcctttccacctggtctcctggacacacaatatatcaacctttctcctaatcatcatgtcaaccaactcccgagattttcctgtcatagtcccaacattcaaagtccccacattcagttctaggctctgtgttttcctcttctctttctgccgaagaacccgctttccacctcttcttcttcttcttcttctttgacttcgacccacagtagctgaatttccaacagcgccctgcaggttgacggcgccggtggcggacgttgttaacccgggccacgaccgatccggtatggaactctttggatgaacgctcatatttgtttggcaaggttttaagccggatgcccttcctgacgcaaccctctgcatttatccggggttgggaccggcctacagtttgcactgacttgtgccccccatagggctgcatttttgattacaaccccaataccaatgaagttgggaccttgtgttaaacataaataaaaacagaatacaatgatttgcaaatcatgttcatcctatatttaattgaatacactacaaagacaagatatttaatgttcaaactgataaactttattgtttttagcaaataatcattaagtttgaatgtcatggctgcaacacgctacaaaaaagctgggacagggtcatgtttaccactgtgttacatcaccttttcttttaacaacattcaataaacatttgggaactaaggactctaattgttgaagctttgttggtggaattctttcccattcttgcttgatgtacagcttcagctgttcaacagtccggggtctccgttgtcgtattttacgcttcataatgcgccacacattttcaatggaagacaggtctggactgcaggcaggccagtctagtacccgcactcttttactatgaagccacgctgttgtaatacgtgcagaatgtggtttggcattgtcttgctgaaataagcaggggcgtccatgaaaaagacgttgcttggatggcagcatatgtttctccaaaacctgtatgtacctttcagcattaatggtgccttcacagatgtgtacgttacccatgccattggcactaatatagtcccataccatcactgatgctggcttttgaactttgtgtccataacagtccggatggttcttttcctctttggcccggaggacacgacgtccacaattcccaaaaacaatttgaaatgtggactcgtcggaccacagaagacttttccactttgcatcagtccatcttagattagctcgggcccagagaagccggcggcgtttctgggtgttgttgataaatggcttttgcttgcttacagatgtagcgccgaactgtatttactgacattggttttctgaagtcttcctgagcccatttggtgatatcctttacacattgatgtctgtttttgatgcagtgccgcctgagggatcgaaggtcacgggcattcagtgttcGTTTTCGGCCTTGTTGCTTTCATGCAgtgttttctccagattctctgaaccttttgatgatattatggacaatagatgatgaaatccctaaattccttgcaattgtacgttgaggaacattgtccttaaactgttcgattattttctcacgcacttgttcacaaagaggtgaacctcgccccatctttgcttgtgaatgactgagcaactcagggaagctccttttatacccaaccatggcatccacctgttcccaattagactgttcacctgtgggatgttccaaacaggtgtttgatgagcattcctcaacattctcagtcttttttgccacctgtcccaggttttatggaacttgttgcagccataacattctaaattaatgattatttgcaaaaaataaataacgttTAGcagtttgtagtgtattcaattaaatagaggttgaaaatgatttgcaaattattgtattctgtttttatttatgtttaacacaatgtcccaactgcattggaattggggttgtatactgattggacttgattaagaaACCTACATACCTGTctatatataagaccttactGCTCACAgtccatgtcagagcaaatgagaatcatgaggtcaaaggaagggctcagagacagaattgtggcaaggcacagatttggccaaggttacaaaaaaaattctgctgcacttaaggttcctaagagcacagtggccaacatgatccttaaatggaagaggtttgggacgaccagaacccttccaagagctggccgtccggccaaactgagcaatcgggggggggggggggggggggggctttatggcagagtggcctgacggaagcctctcctcagtgcaagacacaaaaAAGCCCACAtgcagtttgctaaaaaaaaaaaaacacctaggttgcaatcgaaggaaagatgaatgcggccaactacagggatatcctggacgaaaaccttttccagagtgctcaggacctcaaacctggctgaaggttcaccttccaacaagagaCTGGccctaaacacacagctaaaataaccaaggagtgacttcagaacaggcggcacggtggacgactggttagcgcatctgcctcacagttctgaggaccgggattcaatcccggccccgcctgtgtggagtttgcatgttctccccgtgcgctttctcagggcactccgatttcctcgcacatcctaaaaaacatgcatggtaggttaattgacagctctaaattgaccgtaggtgtgaatgtgagtgtgactggttgtttgtttatgccctggctggcaaccagttcagggtgtaccccgcctcctgcccgatgatggctgggataggctccagcacgcccgcgactctagtgaatagaagcggctcagaaaatggatagatggatggcttcagaacaactcagtgactgtttttgaatggcccagccagagcccttaCTTAAACCCAATTCTACCATcactggagagacctgaaaattcaccatccaacctgacagaatccTGCAAgggggaatggcagaggatccccaaatgcaggtatgaaaaagttgttacatcattcccaaaaagactcatggctatattagctcaaaaggtgcttctcctaaatactgagcaaagggttggaatacttatggctgtgtgatatttcagtttttctttttttataaatctgcaaaaatttcaacaattaagtttttttttctgtcgctatggggtgctatgtgtacattaatggggggggggggaattaacttaaatgactttagcaaattgctgcaatataacaaagagtgaaaaatttaagggggtctgaatactttctgtacccactgtaaaatATAGTTTTATGTGGTGACGatacacaaattaatgcaaaaaaaagtatacagttAGCTCATACCAATACAACAGGATAGTAACATACTGGATgtccttggtttacagtcataaCGTACAAGAGTTTTTCCACTAAACTACACTAGTGcagaagtcataattacagtaaatatttgtaacaCTTGTAGgcaacaaatataaaacaatcaaatgaaaaacaataagtaAGGCAGTTCCTTAGCATGCTGTCTTGTGCGTGTGACgatatattgttttttgtttttttttttgtcctgttcggctgttagatcaagcagaatggaaaatctgtgtcCCTTTTTtcccggaacagttttactgtgtcacagtggagtttttaagcttccgctgtggtattataattgaggtttattgagaatcagacttgatcagtcgaacagaacaaagtttctagaagggagagagaagcaaagacaaaataaaaagcactaattgtaaacaggatgagagaagtaaatcattacattatctccaacaatgaaaaattaaacatgagtgttgcatggggctgtagtgctacaccctgtgagggaaggataggacaaggacaggagaagaagcatgcaggacaactgaagtgtggtggcattaattatgtaaattatacaaCTCTACAGGACGACactataagtgaggggatacacaagtgatttgcatattcattagttatttgttgcactAAGTGcatgaccccacacccagtgaaagagttctaggggtgtgtgcctgcggatacatgcaagtaaattgataccattttacatgcacaaagactgacagaagtgtcctgtaattgctgtggccgcactgcagcggctgaggaccccacccaatcaatcgaggggcgggatcaggcccagagttccacccgagagcagcccggcggacgggacacgtcccacactgaTGGACCCTGACAACGGGCCACCCAGTTGGggctgcagggacccaatgccactcTCCCAGCCAACCACCCTccctccacccccaggagagctagacgcccccccccccccccaacccacagTGCCCTCGATGCAGCCACTCCacgcccagcccgagggcgggagagtgtaccttgttggaaaggagggcggataggggcaactgacaagggaacgataaggggcgGGGGGACCCAAGGAGCAGCCGCGGGCCATGAGtggtcagccccaacaccaagcagtcatccagcccgggggggcTGGCCTcgggagcaccgccatgcaagtaagtgagacccacctcccccctgttactatgactgccaggtccccgactggcagtcattggccctacccagTGTATTAGTGccccccgagtggtgtggtgcattaaaatctggagaggtcagtgagccgACGGGATGGGGgaagggctgccaggcactactgcctaacagccaaaccccTTCCcgacccaccgccccccagagataggtgtatgtggtgcattaaaacatggggagtgtgtgtgatgcatttaaaatccaggggggcaggcagggcggaggggcagggcgcacggaccgggaaacaacacagacgtgctgaaacccaaTCCGACACCCCTTAttgtaatgtgtatatatatatatatatatatatatatatgtgtgtccccaggaggtcaccccagtggttcccccccaTCCctgagatcaggaaggagtgaaaaaaatgtgacaatcaTTACTTGCGTTTGTTGtcatagtgtttaaagttgggagcatttagggctccttcctgtttacttttccgaagagtggatagacttattctagttttcttattttttgaatacaaatttattacagcagaatctaaggtttgaaaccattcaaatgtggtcttaaatggaatcattgaaaataattaatttatttgaggtaaggttttaatttttattgtagctattcttcccagtaatgatataggaaagttattccagcgtcttaaatcagctGAGATTCTTTCCAGGAGTGCAGTTAACATCTACACTTTTTTGTAATTTCCAATTGAAGAGCTCTACTTAActatttacaaatgttttgtaatatattcCGATATGGCGTTTACATGGGTCACTACATTTAACCAGGACAGTCGTGTGACTTGCGCAGAACAATAGAAACATAATTTACCACAATGGAGGTCCATTGTCTATTTAGCACAGTACTTGcgattgtatttacatttttatcaaaCCAAcggcttgattaaaaacatcttCGTCGCCAACCTGCTCTGTTTGCAAGCCGCCATGTGCCTGTGCCTTTGTTTTTTGATAATCACTTCGGCCTACTACATTACTGTactttaatgttggtcattacgttggtacttggagagcaaagtatttttttttttattgttgtgttgtatcttaattttattttattgtatttatttttgggtgtgTCATAAGTTTGGGAACCAATGGTTGCAAGCATAAATACACcacaaacaacaataacaaaagtttTATATTTCACGTATCTTACTGGTGCGTATAAATTTAGCTCTTCCCCTTACTTCGAAGAAAGTTCGGTGGTACTAAGAagtcacaagatggcaccaaagccctaCTTTTCTATTTCCTagctttggtggcatcttgtggcattttagctTCAAAATGGGCACTCTTCACAACTCATTCTCAAACTTTCTATACCAAGAACCACCAAGAAAAATACTTAGTTCTCTCACTATCCACCATCGtgaccaatattaaaatacagtagcgtagtaggcctaagcCTTCATCAAAAACCAGGCAAACGTTTTATTCCTcaaaagtatacagtatttaatattttaacacGCCACTGGAACATTATGCAGTTTCCACTTTAACACTGTGCTTTAATATAGGGGGAGGAAAATttgacctaaataaatgtttgaaaaaaaaacaacaactcttgaagattaaacacaaatgtattaAACGTAACGTTTGAATGCAAATGAATTGTACTtaagcagtgattctttcacgtatcACGAGAGGTAATTGTACGGCACTTTcagaatcactgctctcgacCAGGGGCAGAAAACTTATTTACATACATTGTTGAGGTTGATATTAGTAGACAGAAGGCTGAACATTTACATGTAGAAAACCATTCTGATGCTGTTTGtcacaatttttatttcaattgttaGCGTTAAGAACAGCaatttgcaacatttttaaGTAGAACACAGCAGCTGGAAGATTATCATGATCACTGGAATGTAAACATCATGAATGTATTAAAACGTCATAAAATTGTACCACATTTGCAACAGGATGTATTTCTCCCAAAATACCTCTTGCGTATTAATGACTATTTCTTCAGGAAAAACAAACTCTATACAATGAAAGTCATCACAGCAACGCAGGATTTAGGTCTATCACATGGAATACTTCACTTCAATATTTTAAAGTTTGAGGAAACATTGATGAAGAAAAGGCACTAGTGTCAGGTTCCTAGGCTACAGCATGTTCTCAGCTCGCTTTTTGCGACGGCATCAGTGCTGTTTGGGCCTCTCTGGGTTGTATCGGATGAGCAGGCCGAGAGAGGCGAAGCCGAACACGAAGGTCTGGAAGAACCACAAGCAGCTGGTGGGCATGGTGATGCCTTTGTTGCTGAAACAGGAGAGCAGACATGCAATGTTTACACTTTAATGAAGTTTACAATTGATACAGCAGCATCATCTCCTCCTAACCTGCACATTTTCAAGGAGACTATGGCCTCAACTACATGGATTGCCCAGGTCGCCCACCACCTGTAAAAACATGTCAGATCAACAAGaaaatttgaatatatatatgtcatataAGTACATTATGTATGTTTTAAATTCAAGGAGTTTGTCATACCAaaacacattattacacatgATATCGCACACAATTTGATACCCAaggtcccagattagcccattgatgatgatgataataataaaactagaatttaaaaaaagaaaaaaaatttatttgctGTTGAGAATTGGTGCAAAGGGGCAAATGCCGCAAGGATTTggatgcagcagaaaaacaaatgtcagagGCTTGAATTGCACATAATATTTACATGATATTTCCAGGGTCCTTTGAACGTGAAAAGAATAAAGTGTTCCTTGTGCAGGGATGAATAGGCATTTTAcatgtacttttaaaaaataataataatgaaaacaatataTCAATATTTGTGTATCTATATGAATGCATAAAAAACTGCCAAACAAAGCATGCAATTTTTTACATATAAAATTACAGTCTTTACATTATCGTTTCACGAGGAGCTGTGGTGTGAAAAGCGGGCCATCAAGCGGCCTGCAAAAACTGTTGACTTGTAAGTCATGTGATTCAACCAACATGAAACCATTCTCCCCAGCCAAGCCATTGTTATGCTTATTGTATCACACTGCCATCATGTGACAACATTCTGTGCCAGTGGACGTGGTAATAACGACCCGTGAGGCATCACTGATTAAGGAGGTCACAAATATGTGAGattatcttttaaaaacaaaaaacctcaaGTTTACAATACAAACTAATGGAGTTATCAGATATATTGTTGAATTACggatggggaaaaaagtatttggcTGATGCTTCATCATCCGATGCTTGTAATTTACCCTCTTTAAGTAAATATCTGCTCCAGTCAAAATGGTTCAAAGTGAGAGATTAGCCCTTACCCTTTGTACAAGCCGCCAGCATGGTTGTCAACGAGATATCTGCAGAAGGTACCAAATGGCCCCAGGAGATGGTATGGAATTATTTCGGGTGCAAACACAATGCACTGCAACAGAAAGAGTAGATCCCCACGttacttgaaaaaaacaaaacaaaactcctTCAGTAAACTATAAAACTACTCCATGACTCATTAACTACCAAATATGTGGACCAGCTTCTCTTCTTAACAGAacattgtgttcttttttaattactGGAAAACCCACAGAACATATGACCGTCTTCCTTCTCTTAGGGTAAGGGGTGTCCGAACGTTTTCCTCCAAGGGCCCCATTCACAAAAATGGATGTGTGCAATAGTCCCTTCGAAATCCTTTGACTTTAATTTAGCACACGTTTAAAACCAATTGACagtgaatagtaaaaaaaaaaaaaaaaaaaaaaaaaaaagtctaaacaccCCTGTGTGAAAAGAAGAAACCAAGATACAAAAATTGAGTCATGGGTTTTTGGATTTCTTTACTTcagacaaaaaaagatgattttaaaagatgatgatgaacattCTAGAGCTTAAAGGTCAtgttaatggtgaaaaaaaagtttggaaatcatttatcttggtctcatttttatatcacaaaaagctggcatttgaagAGGGATGTttagatgttttctttttttttttatagccactgctGCATCACAACTTTCTGTTAAAGGCGATATGGCAACTAGTTTTaggatttttcaggatttttggggtggCCCATGGCCCTGTATCCCACTAGAATAGATCCACCCCTGTACTGAACAGAGGtccacattcagaaccaaaacaagagcaatcttTACTAAGTTGACAACTTTTAAAGATGTTTCTTGAGGCTTATTAATATGACACAGTCACAAGACCTTGAAAAGGGCAGAGTGGAAGAAACCATTTTTGCCTCTGAAAcggaattatctttattcactGTTATGAAGCTAAATGACACTATTTTAGTTGCAAATGGTTGCTTTGCATATGTAGAAAAGCTCGCTATAAAACAAATCAGTAGTCGTAGTTGTCGTCATAGTGGTTAAGGGCGTTGCAGCCATGAGGGGATTTGGGTGGTTTCTCTGACACCATCACTTTTGAcgccccccccatccccctcaatttttcatgaaaaaaaaaattaaataaatagggTTACAGGCCATGTCAAATGTTAAATGTCTCCCAGGCTGTAGTTTGGGCACCCTGTCTTAAGGTATTGGTTCACACATCTAACCCTTAAGGCAAAGCAACCATAGTCACCGTTCTTGTGTTCGGTATGCTATGAACGGGTTTGGTGCAGCAATTTGGAGCATGACTGCATCCCACTGGCTGTAGGACAAAGGCATAGCCTTATTTGAGACAGGCCACTGAAGAAAATGGCATTTGATGCACGTCTGCAGGGAAATCAACTATTGACTGGCTGGCTCGCCATCTATGCTAAAAGTGGCAAGAGTTAAGAGATTGTTAAGGTATTAATGAAAAGGATTTGTCATTCTTTTAGAACTACAATCTCTTGCAATATTGTGGCTAATCCTGGCATCTTGTCAAATGATCTAGGGCATTCAAATTAACCCCCCTTGTAAGGAACAATTTTTAAAGGCGACAGCaacggagaagcaagatattcccttTTCAAAGCTTtaggagaattgtttgatgctGTCGGCTACAAAATTACTCATTGCGTTGTTTCTTGAGccaggttaaaaacaaaaaaaattctccatctaatcacaaaaataaataaataaatagtttattCATCTGTGCTTAAGTCCagggtgtgagtacttttgcaacCTCTGAATGAGCACATTGTTGTTGAGAACGCATCATTTTGGAACGAGTtgatgtacctaatgttatgtccCGCGTGTGTAAATTGTGTGACCTGCGTCAAGCCAGATGTGTGTCCATGTGGACaatggctgctgctgctgctgctgcattcAGACATACAAAAAGGTTCATTGTAAGTACAGCGCCCCTGTGGCCACAATTGTTGTCCAAATCTCGAGTGAATTCCAACACTCACTGTTTATTTATAAATGAATTGGGGTCAGTGAGTTACTAGGgtattttatttcttcatgTTATGTAAGAACTGCATCCCCATTCGGCAACTTTGCCAAATAGTTGCTTCAGTCCAATCGACAAGAGTATAACGTGGCAACAAAATGTGAATGAGAAATTATAGAAAGGACAGCGAAACATTAGAAAACGACACTAGTGTAAGCACAACAGCCAACCggtcaatattttaaaatatgtcaacTTTTGAAAGAAGTCTGGCCTAATGTAAACGAAAGGCTAATGGCTAACTTGTAAACCGCCGAGACGTGTTCACTTGCACGTTGGACCTTGCGCAAAACTCAAAAtctcttgttttcttttagaCGCCACAGTGAATCTGATAAGATAACACACGAACCATCAACAAACAATGACAATGGCCTCGGAAGCCACTTTTACGCC containing:
- the tmem254 gene encoding transmembrane protein 254 isoform X3 — protein: MKVWTRTDFERTSDVTECIVFAPEIIPYHLLGPFGTFCRYLVDNHAGGLYKGWWATWAIHVVEAIVSLKMCSNKGITMPTSCLWFFQTFVFGFASLGLLIRYNPERPKQH
- the tmem254 gene encoding transmembrane protein 254 isoform X1, producing the protein MCSTCKGVRMDMRCIQAGRTHLTAGPVVNRAAAAAAAAMAKSDGSDYFKRASLFWIISVIFGLSYFACIVFAPEIIPYHLLGPFGTFCRYLVDNHAGGLYKGWWATWAIHVVEAIVSLKMCSNKGITMPTSCLWFFQTFVFGFASLGLLIRYNPERPKQH